The Herbiconiux sp. SALV-R1 nucleotide sequence AGGGTGGTGATGAGCGGCTCGGCGGAGGCCGGCGCAGCACCGGCGAGGAGAGCCAGCACGATGACAGCGCCGGCGGCACCGGCGGCGCCCGTAGCGGTACGGGTAACGGGGAACATGACGAACGTCACTTTCGGTCGGGGATACGGATCCCCGCCATCGTCCCGCCCGTCAGTACCGCGGCGTTATGAGCAATCACTACTCACGCTCGCGCGTCCACACAGCAAGAAGGGCCCGCCGCGAGGCGAGCCCTTCTTGGTGAAACCGGTGGAACGAACTAGATCGCGTTCACATCGAGGGGGATGCCGGGACCGAAGGTGGTCGAGACGGCGCCCTTCTGGATGTAACGACCCTTCGAGGCGCTCGGCTTGAGGCGCACGACCTCTTCGAGAGCAGCCTTGATGTTGTCGTTCAGCTGCTCCTCCGAGAAGCCGGCCTTGCCCACGACGAAGTGCACGTTGGCGTGCTTGTCGACGCGGAACTCGATCTTGCCGCCCTTGATGTCGTTCACGGCCTTGGCCACATCGGGGGTAACGGTACCCGTCTTCGGGTTGGGCATGAGGCCGCGGGGGCCGAGCACCTTTCCGAGACGACCGACCTTGCCCATGAGCTCGGGGGTGGAGACCGCCGAGTCGAACGCGGTGTAGCCACCGGCAACCTTCTCGATGAGCTCGTCGCCACCGACCTCGTCGGCACCCGCCGCGATGGCGGCCTCGGCCGCCGGGCCGGTCGCGAACACGATGACGCGCGCGGTCTTGCCGGTGCCGTGGGGCAGGATGACGGTTCCACGAACCATCTGGTCGGCCTTGCGCGGGTCGACCCCGAGCTTCAGCGCGACCTCGACGGTGCTGTCGAACTTCGACGAGCCGGTCTCGCGAGCGAGCGAGACGGCCTCGGTGGGCGTGTAGTACTTGCCGGCTTCGATCTTCTCGGCCGCGGCGCGGTAGGCCTTCGACTTCTGTGCCATGTCAGCCTCCTCCTTATGCCTCGACCGTGATGCCCATGGAACGGGCGGTACCGGCGATGATCTTCTCTGCTGCTTCGACGTCGTTGGCGTTCAGGTCGGCCTGCTTCTGCTCGGCGATCTGGCGCACCTGCTCACGGGTGAGCTTGGCGACCTTGACGGTGTGCGGGGTGGAGGAGCCCTTGGCGACTCCGGCCGCCTTCTTGATGAGCTCCGCCGCCGGCGGGGTCTTCAGGATGAAGGTGAACGAGCGGTCTTCGTAGACCGTGATCTCGACCGGGATGACGTTGCCGCGCTGCGACTCGGTCGCGGCGTTGTAGGCCTTGCAGAACTCCATGATGTTCACGCCGTGCTGACCCAGCGCCGGACCGATGGGCGGTGCGGGGTTGGCGGCGCCGGCGTTGATCTGAAGCTTGATCAGACCTGTGACCTTCTTCTTCGGTGCCATATCTTCTCTTCTCTCTCGAACCGCACGGTCGTGCGGCGCTCCCACCACGGGGCTTCTCCCCGAAGTGGTGTGACGGATGCCCGCGAGGGCAACCGAAATATCTTAGCTGATGAAAGCGGTGACGCCTACAGCTTCGTGACCTGGTCGAAGCTGAGCTCGACCGGGGTCTCGCGCTCGAACAGGGAGACGAGCACGGTGAGCTTGCCGCTCTCGGGCTTGATCTCGCTGATCGAACCGGGGAGCCCGGCGAACGAGCCCTCCTTGATGGTGATGGTCTCGCCGATCTCGAAGTCGACCTCGGCCTGCACGGTGCGGGCAGCAGCCTTGCCGCCCTTGGCGGCCGACGACTTCGCGGCAGGAGCATCCTGAACCTCGACCAGGCTCTTCAGCATGTTGAAGGCCTCTTCGAA carries:
- the rplK gene encoding 50S ribosomal protein L11; translated protein: MAPKKKVTGLIKLQINAGAANPAPPIGPALGQHGVNIMEFCKAYNAATESQRGNVIPVEITVYEDRSFTFILKTPPAAELIKKAAGVAKGSSTPHTVKVAKLTREQVRQIAEQKQADLNANDVEAAEKIIAGTARSMGITVEA
- the rplA gene encoding 50S ribosomal protein L1; its protein translation is MAQKSKAYRAAAEKIEAGKYYTPTEAVSLARETGSSKFDSTVEVALKLGVDPRKADQMVRGTVILPHGTGKTARVIVFATGPAAEAAIAAGADEVGGDELIEKVAGGYTAFDSAVSTPELMGKVGRLGKVLGPRGLMPNPKTGTVTPDVAKAVNDIKGGKIEFRVDKHANVHFVVGKAGFSEEQLNDNIKAALEEVVRLKPSASKGRYIQKGAVSTTFGPGIPLDVNAI